Part of the Candidatus Saccharimonadales bacterium genome, GAAGGTCAAGTCCGTGAAGTCATCCGCCAGGTGCAGAATGCCCGCAAGCAAGCTGGACTGAATGTCGACGATCGCATCCGTCTGGAACTCGTCACGCATGACGATGAGCTAAAGCAGGCAATCGCCGAGCATGTGGCCACGATTCAGTCGGAGACGCTGGCAACCGAGCTGCAGACGGATGGTAGCGATATGGCAGACGGCTTTACGACTGCAGTCAGCATAGACGGCGCTGGGCTCGCTATCGCGATTATTGGACTCTAGCTTTAGTTTTATGGCGAGCACGCCGGTATGCTTTGCGCTGACATGCTCGCTTGACATAACCTTTTAGGCTATAGTGATGACATGCCCTCCGATACTCATGCCATGCTCCGACGCGTACGGCATTTGATATTTGGAATACTCATAATTTTGGCGCTTACAATACCCCTGATTATTCAGGGTGGTAGGGCCGATGTGCGAATTTTTGATATCGGTTTTAATCCGTATGCGTTGCTTTCATTCAGCGGATGTATGCTTAACGTTGCATTTCTCATATATATCCGTACCCTCAAACTCCAGGGAGACGAAGCGACATGGCTAACGTTTTGTATCGGTGCAGTTAGTGTTTTCGGGTTCGCCGAGACAATGCAGCGGCTTTCATTGACGATTGACGGTGCAATGTTTTGGGCAACGATGGGCGGTGTAGCCACAGAAGTAATACCGGTAGCCACATTCTTATTCGCGCTTGCATATACCCGGCCGACGTCTTGGTATTCGAGCAAAGTCGCATACATACTGCTGGCAACGATGCTCATGATCTTCTATCAGGCTAGTAGTACTGACCTGATATTTTTCACGGATCCTGGCCATGTCATGCAGTACTCATGGGGCTTTAATAATGAAATTGGTGATGCGTATATAGCGCAAGCCATATGGCAATTAGTGTTTTTTGGGGCCGCTTTTTGGCTGTTGCTGCATCTATATCGCACGACTACGAATACTGTTATCAAAAAACAGTCCATGCTATTTTTGGTTGCCATCGGTGTACCTGTTATCGGCGGTATGATTACCGATCTAGTATTGCCGGCTCTGTATATCACGACATTGCCGCCGCTGGCTACCTTCTTTAGTGTTGTTACTGCCGCTGGCCTTGTCTATGGAATTGCACGTTACCGGGTCTTGCGGGTTAGTCCGTCGCTGCTTGCACACAATATTCTGTCAGCCATGCATGAGGCCGTCATTGCGACCAACGATCAATCAGAAATTGAGTACATGAACGCCGAAGCTGAGAAAATTTTTGGCCGTCAGACGACACGCCCGATAATATTTCGTTTATTCGACCAGTTCGACAATGATGGGTTTGACGCAAATATTATAAAGTTGCAGCAAGGCGAAACCTATACTTTGGATAACCTGACGGTTACGGACCAGGAGTCTAAAAAGGTATACATGCAGGCTCAAGTGTCCAAACTGCACAGCGATAGTCTGATCGAAGGCTATTTGTTTGTTTTGTCTGATGTCACAGAACTGAAGCAGTCGTATAAAGCACTCGAGGCTGCCGACACAAAACTTATTCACGAAAAACAAAATGTTGAACGCAAGGTACATGAGCGTACTCAGGAGCTGACTGAACAACGGGCGCGGCTTGAGGCTTCCATCAACAGTCTGAACGCCGGGTATCTGATGACCGATCGCACGAATAATATATTAATTATGAATGGAGCTGCGCAGCATATGCTGTTCGGTCGAACTGACGCAGCGACTAAGTATACGCTCGAAGACATTGCAAAAATCTTTGGTACGGACTTTCAGTTTGTACGATCAGTTGAAGCCTGTCTGGAAAACGACAGGCCTATCGTCACGGACGCTGTTCTGCAAAACGGTAAAATGCTAAAAGTATTTTTGGCGCCGATTAGCGATACGACAGTTGAGACAGATCAAAAACTCGGAGTCGTAGTGCTTATCGAAGATATCACCGAGGCCAAGGTGCTTGAACGCAGCCGGGAAGAATTCTTCTCGATTGCATCGCACGAACTCCGTACGCCGCTCACGGCTATTCGCGGCAATGCCTCCATGATCAAGCAGTTTTATGCTGCGCAGCTGCAGGACACGGAACTGCATCAAATGGTTGATGATATTGAGATATCAAGCGTCCGTCTCATTGAAATTGTCAATGATTTCCTGGATGCTTCGCGCTTAGAGCAGGGGAAAATACAATTTCACTCTGAGGCTTTCCGGATTGAGGAAATTCTTGAGAATGTCGTATATGAAATGAGCGCGCTTGCGAGTCAGAAACACACGCATATACAGATCGATAAGACGCTTCACGCAACATCGCTTGTGTATGCTGACAAGAACCGTGTAAAACAAGTGATATACAACCTTGTTGGCAATGCTATGAAATTTACCGATAAGGGAGCGATTACCATTACGGTAGAACCGGCAGCCGCTTCGCTGAAAGTCAAAATAACTGATACAGGACCCGGTATATCAAAAGAAAACCAAAACTTGCTTTTCCGTAAGTTCCAGCAAGCTGGCAATAGTCTCCTGACGCGTGAGACAAGCCGTGGTACGGGACTCGGGCTCTATATATCAAAGCTCCTGATTGACGGTATGGGCGGCAAAATGGCCTTAGAGCGATCGGAAGTCGGCAGAGGATCCACGTTCTCGTTTACGGTACCGCTTGCGACGCAGGCTCAGATCGATGCACCTTTAGCCACGAAACAGCTGTAGTCTTGCTGTGCTGATCCGGTAGGCCGGCCGAGTCGAGCATTGCCGACTTTACAGAGGCCGATATATCTGGTACCATCTATTGGTAGGTAAATTCTAATAAGTAAGAGAAAAAATGAGCAAAGCAATCTCCGCAGTTATTGCAACTGGTAGTCACCAATACATTGTAAGCGTCGGCGACACACTGAATGTTGAATTAATCGAAAGCGACGATAAGTCTGTTTCCTTCGAACCGCTACTGGTCATCGACGGTAACAAAGTCAGCGTCGGCGCACCTGCCGTGTCTGGCGTTAAGGTCGTTGCTGATGTCCTTGAAGAAGTTCGGGCTGACAAGGTCACTAGCATCCGCTACAAGGCTAAAAAACGCGTTCACAAAGTTCGCGGTCACCGTCAACGTCTGACTCCGATCAAAATTACCAAAATAGCGTAACTGTACGTCTTCTGTTTTTAAAATGCATCGCCGCACGGCGATGCATTTTTCATAAAGCTGCCGCGCCAGCCCGTATCCGCTGTGACCACCTGTGGAAAAACATCGCAGCATATATTAGGTAATAATTACTTATAATAAATACAACATAAATAATACAACCAAATTTCATATATTTGAAAATATTAGGAATTAGCATCTGTAGATATACCATTTGGTTGTTTTTACAACTATTCAATGTATACCTTTGACTATATCACGTATGGATTATGATATTTGCCCAATAAACATTAGGGTTGTATCTGTTATCAGCATGCTTCAAAATAGTACATAAGCTTATTAGTCGCTTTACATAGCGACTTCAGCTAAAACCAAAAACATTATAAACAAATGTTCAAACAAACACCTCAAAAACGAGAACTGTTCCAACGTGTCCTGACGCCTGTCGTACTGGGTGTATTGAGCGTGGCCAGCATCTTGTATGCTGGCTTCGCTCTATTCCCTCAAACTGCCGCGGCTATTACGAGTAATACGATTAATTTTCAGGCTCGCCTGGAAGGTCCCGGGGGCAGTATTGCACCTGACGGTATGTATAATATCGAGTTTAATATCTACGCTACCAGTAGTGGCGGCGTATCGCTGTGGAATGAAGTTTATTATGACAGTAATGGATTAGCCGCAGGGAATGATAACAGAGTACAAGTGGTCAACGGCTACGTCAGTGTTTCACTCGGCTCCCAGACGGCTTTCCCAAGTACGATCAACTGGAACCAGAATCTCTACCTGACTATGAATGTGGGCGGGACAACACAGTCGTCCACACCGTCCTACGACGGTGAAATGAATCCTCGGCTCGCGCTTACCGCTGTGCCGTATGCCTTCCAGGCAGGGCAGTTGGCGCAGTTTAACAACGCGACTAACTTCACGAGCAACTTGACATTGGCTGCACCAACTGGTGGTAACCAGACCTTCGTCGTGCAGGACCAGGGGGCGGCGGGGGTGTATACGTTGTGTGTGCAGGGAGGCAGTAGCTGTGGATCTGGATCTGGCACAGACGCGAGTTATATACAAAATCAGAATGTTTCGCCGCAAACGGCAAACTTCAATATTTCCGGCAGCGGTACACTTGGTGGTTTGTTGACCGCCAATGCCGGACTGACAGTCGCAAGCGGTCCGGCCTTCATCAATTCGTCTAGTACGATCAATACTGCAATTACCATTGCTAACTTGGTAGCGGGGGGCGCTATAGGAACGGCGGCAGCGACAGTAGACGTTGCAACGACCATCGCCATTACGCAGACGACAGCAGGGCAAACGCTGACGATTCCGGCTCCGACTATCACGACCGCCGGACGGCTTTTGTACATAAGTAACACTGGTACTGTGAGCTTTACGGTCGGCGGGGTGAACACAATTCTTGTGCCAAACTCGACGACGACACTGGTATGGAACGGCACGCAGTGGACGTCGGCCGGTGTTGACAGCAGCGGCGCAAACTACATACAAAACACGACTACTCAGCAAACTGCCAATTTCAACATAATGAGCAACAGCGCATCCAGTGTGGCGGCGATTATTTCTGGAGCTACCAGTCAATCGGCCGACATACTGCGGATTATTGGCGGTGGACAGTTCAGGACGACCATAACGAGTGCGGGGCAGTTTCAAATCGCACCCAATGCTGGAGGTGGCACAGGGACAGTCGCTATGGCGGTAACCGCTAATGGTACACAACCAGCATTGACCGTATCGAATGTCGGCAGTGGCCTCAAGGCAACATCCAGCGGCAATAACACGAACTCTGCTGTTGAAGGAGTTGGTACGGCCGGCGCTA contains:
- a CDS encoding ATP-binding protein, which encodes MLNVAFLIYIRTLKLQGDEATWLTFCIGAVSVFGFAETMQRLSLTIDGAMFWATMGGVATEVIPVATFLFALAYTRPTSWYSSKVAYILLATMLMIFYQASSTDLIFFTDPGHVMQYSWGFNNEIGDAYIAQAIWQLVFFGAAFWLLLHLYRTTTNTVIKKQSMLFLVAIGVPVIGGMITDLVLPALYITTLPPLATFFSVVTAAGLVYGIARYRVLRVSPSLLAHNILSAMHEAVIATNDQSEIEYMNAEAEKIFGRQTTRPIIFRLFDQFDNDGFDANIIKLQQGETYTLDNLTVTDQESKKVYMQAQVSKLHSDSLIEGYLFVLSDVTELKQSYKALEAADTKLIHEKQNVERKVHERTQELTEQRARLEASINSLNAGYLMTDRTNNILIMNGAAQHMLFGRTDAATKYTLEDIAKIFGTDFQFVRSVEACLENDRPIVTDAVLQNGKMLKVFLAPISDTTVETDQKLGVVVLIEDITEAKVLERSREEFFSIASHELRTPLTAIRGNASMIKQFYAAQLQDTELHQMVDDIEISSVRLIEIVNDFLDASRLEQGKIQFHSEAFRIEEILENVVYEMSALASQKHTHIQIDKTLHATSLVYADKNRVKQVIYNLVGNAMKFTDKGAITITVEPAAASLKVKITDTGPGISKENQNLLFRKFQQAGNSLLTRETSRGTGLGLYISKLLIDGMGGKMALERSEVGRGSTFSFTVPLATQAQIDAPLATKQL
- the rplU gene encoding 50S ribosomal protein L21, producing MSKAISAVIATGSHQYIVSVGDTLNVELIESDDKSVSFEPLLVIDGNKVSVGAPAVSGVKVVADVLEEVRADKVTSIRYKAKKRVHKVRGHRQRLTPIKITKIA